The sequence CTGATGCAGGCTGGCACGCACTATATGACACCTATCGCCTTAACAACAAGCATTCAACCCAAATCGTTTCATAGGCGCAAAAAATTTAACCTGTCGTGATCTGAAAATGCAGTGTCTGCGAGTTACTGCAGCATCCTCTGAGGGCTTTCCCTCGGGGTCCTGTGGGTGACAGGTGAAACCCACCTCTTGCTCGGACTCTGTCCCGGACTGCTTCTTGTCTTTGGCCTTGGCCGCTGTGCCCCCGTTCCTCCGCCCTGCCCCTGGCTTCCGACCCCTGCGGGATACAACACACCCTCTAAGTCACTGCACCCCCAAACAGCAGGGTCCAatgcccccctcaccccctggccccgccctcacCTGCGGGGTGTCTTCTCCACGCCCTCCGCGTGGTTGTCCTCGCCGTCACCCTGAATGTCCGGCACGGCCACCACCAGGTCCTTCAGGAAGTCAaactgctgctccagctctaTGCACTGTTTCCTGCGGCCGTATGCACACCCAACACACTATCAGACTGCTGCTCTATGCACTGTTTCCTGCGGCTGCATGCACACCCAACACACTATCAAACTGCTGCTCTATGCACTGTTTCCTGCGGCCGTATGCAAAGCCAACACACTATTAAACTGCTGCTCTATGCACTGTTTCCTGCGGCCGTATGCACACCCAACACACTATCAGACTGCTGCTCTATGCACTGTTTCCTGCGGCCGCATGCACACCCAACACACTATCAGACTGCTGCTCTATGCACTGTTTCCTGCGGCTGCATGCACACCCAACACACTATCAAACTGCTGCTCTATGCACTGTTTCCTGCGGCCGTATGCAAAGCCAACACACTATCAAACTGCTGCTCTATGCACTGTTTCCTGCGGCCGCATGCACACCCAACACACTATCAGACTGCTGCTCTACGCACTGTTTCCTGCGGCCGCATGCACACCCAACACACAGTCAAACCCCTGCAGGTTCAGGAGCACTCAGGGCCTGCACAAGCTATACCTCTCCcctacacaatcacacacaccaactcctcttcctgtctgtttttaccAGCTTGTGTGTCTGAAAAATGTCTTTACAACCCCCACCACAATGCATAAACAaaccaacagacagacaaacgCCAAACACGGAGCGAAACTCTCACAGGTGTGACGTTGTCATGGTTTTGGCGTTCCGTGATTGCGTCACCTGACAGGCTTTTGTCAGGAGGGATTCCAGGAAGAGCTCCAGGGCCCGTGCTGACGGTGAAGTCAAGGGTAATCATGCAGAAAGTGAAATAATGCTGCCATGATTTCAGAACTGTTTACAAACATAATCAATGTGCCTCTGTCcacatttctcttttcatgGCATAAGACAGTTTCATCCAACGTGGCAACATTTTATGACATTCAACACAATGGGCAACTACCCAAACCACTGAAAGTTTGGACATGCATACAGCGTAGGTCATGTTAATAATCATGATAAATGCTTTAAACATGGTCCAACAAAACTGGGTCATTTTAGAATGGTCATTCAtgcagctagccagctaagtACTTGCTGCTTCCTACATGTAGTATCGCAACGTATTATTACTGATACTGAGATCTAGTGACTGCATTGTATGGTAGTGTGTCCTTGGCTCCCTTTAGTTTCTAGACTTTCTattcaggttgcacaagttaacttttggTGGTGATTGTGCTGTCCTCGCACTCGCTGGGgttattagcctggtctgacactgttgctcattcaacttgaatggattcacttctgttctcttgtatCAAGTGTCAAgtggcaaataaaaaatgcctACGTAGCCAAATACGCGCAAAAATGCATTGGCGTAAGTGTCCAGAGAGCGCAGTGCGACGCTCCATCCGCaggggtgacagagaggggacTCGCTGTCGCGGTCACCGGGAGGATACAGATGATGACCGGAACCGCTGCCGCGACTTTGCCGATCTCCTCGTCCGTCTGCATGATCTTCTTTATCCGCGCCTGCCGGGACAGGGGAGCGGTGTTTAGCGCAAACTGCCCCCAAGTACAGCCAAGTTCTGCCTGCCATTAACCTGAAGATGGCGAGCCCGGTCATTCCGCTGAGGGTGATTTAGCTGGCTAACCTGTCCAGTCTGCAAGTTCGCTAAGTAACTGGTTTGCCGAGCTCTCCCGGACAGCTATTCGcgcaagctagctaactggctaagTATAGTTACTGTTGTTAACTAGTTGAATTGTGCCAAACTGCAAGTGCGCCGCCAAGTATGGCTCACAACAAGTGCTTCGTCAAAACCAAATCGCCTGGACGActtgcacacagacaaaggACAAAGACTGCCGAAACTTTTAAGCACAGCCCTTTCACAGGGGCACAGGCCcggaaaaatgtatttaaaagagCCCGTGGTTCTCATTGAGCAAACGACTACATCGCTAGGCTAGGCCTGATTAGCGATCTCCAACCGTATTATCCAGTAAATTCAGCCTTTAAAACACGGCAATTATGCTGCACTCACCGGGGGGAATCTGGCGTTGTACTTCTTCTTTTTGCTGGgcatctttttaaaaactaaCCAATTTCCCACCGATCTTggctttaattttatttctctcttctctcctgacCGGTGCGGCTGTGGGCAGCAGCACCTCTTCCCGGGACTCCGCAGGGTCTCGCTGCGCGCCGGTTTCCCGGTATGGCAAAGTACACACGGACACAGCCGCTAGAGGGCGCCACGGCGTTAAACAGCCTAAAAAGAACATCGCCAGGGGATTAATGCCCGTACTGTTAAACTTGTGCAGCTGACTTTGTTATCTAGATGAGTCACAGAAAAATAGCtggctttattttatttatattttaattagttttgttttcactttaaaTAGCCAAACAAGTTTTTGGGGTGATCCTTTCGTTTCCCCCTGATTGCCAAATAAAACgatcaaaatcacattttgcatTATCTCATTCCAAATGTGTAGAAACAATGCTTTGGGGTGGTCCTTTTGATCATGATtgacagctgtcagtcattGGACTATCTGACAAACTGAAGGTGAAATGTGAGTGGCCATGTCCCAGCTGTGATGGACATCTGTATCACATCACCACAATGAGCAGGTCCATGCAGAGAAACACCTGATTCTTTCCCACCTGGCATGGTTTGgacaaatttacattacatcatcattacAGAAATGCCTTTTAATCTGGTAAAATCCCAGCAAAGAGACCTGCACCAGATCCTGGCATATGAGGACTTCACAACTACCCAGGGCCTCACCCCATTGTATTTCAATCAcacaatgtttcatttttaattttataaaatttTTGTGGCACAAAAATACTTCAGCGgtaaacgaaaaaaaaaataaagtgggGACACCTCCTGAGGTATGAACatcggggcagcagtgtggcgtcGTGTAACCGAAAGGTctcaggttcaattccccgctggcacactgctgctgtacccctgcgcaaggtacttaacccagaactgcctcagtaaatatccagctgtaatggatagcatgtaaaatcTAACCTATGCAaggcgctctggataagagcatctgctaaacaacaataatgtaatgtgctctTTGTGAAAAAAGACTCCTAGGCTAAAGAAGTGGCAAAAGAGCATAAATGGAAGCTTGCGAGTTTAATTCCGCTTTCTGCTGTTCTTCTTGCACACATTCTAAGCATGTATTCTCAGAATTAGATATGCTGGGCACCATCAAACAACCGGTTTCTCCTTACCAACCACATAAATATCACACATATCACAACTTCGCATCACAAGTAATTTCCCACTGTACCCTCCTGTTTGACATTCTTCACTATGTGACACTGGTGAGCGTGATACATTGCATGTTGtgtattatattgtaatataatattaataataatattatattgtaCTACTATACACACATAGCACTGTGGTTTGCCAAGGATAAGAAAATGTGAGTGAATTTTACACTCTGGACCCTcacatgttacacacagatatgaaacacagtaacacaagtTCGCGTGCCGGGATTACTGCCGTAGCAGGGGATGGAAGGGATTCAGAGCTGCCATGTCCAGGAGGTTGCAAGTTTACATCCTGAACAGGGTACAGCTGTTGCACACCTCAGCCAGACCGCTGACCCGTGTTTCCTTAGTAAAcatatttagctgtataaatgggcaatataataagaaaacaaatcaatatgCCAATTATGTCAACCTACGAATAGGCATCTGctctgcaaataaaatatttattcatatacagtgctgtgaaaaagtatttccccccttcctgatttctcctatatatatactattttatatatttgtcacatttaaatgtgttagatcttcaaacaaaaattaatgtaagacaaagacaaccagagtaaacacaaaatacagtttttaaatgatcattttatttattgaaggaaaaaagttATCCAAATCCAACTGGCCCTGTGTGAAAAAGTAAGTGCCCCCTAGTTACCCAATCAACCAATTAACCAAGTCCAATTGATTATTGGGTTTAATTACACTAGACACACCCAGGCTACTGCAAGCCCTGTTGAATCTAAACATCACATAAATAGAACCTTTCCAGCAATGTGAAGTAGGCTAAAAGGTCTCAACAAGCAGCACACTATGCCGTGCTTAAAAGAAATTCTGGAAGTGATGAGGAAAGAAAGTTATTGAAAtatatcagtctggaaagggttaaAAAGCCATTTCTAAGGCTCTGGGACTCCACCGAACCACAGTGAGAGCCATTATCTTCAAATGGAGAAAACTTGGAACAGTGGGGAATCTTCCCAGGAGTGGCCGGCCAACCAAAATTCCTCCAAGAGCACATCAAAAACTCATCCAGCAAGTCACAAAAGAATCCAGACGAAGGAACTGCAGGCCTCACTCGCCTCAGATAAGGTCAGTGTTCATGATTCCACCATTAGAAAGAGACTGGGCAAAAATGGTATCCATGGAAGAGCTCCAACACAAAAGGCTTCTCATATTTGCCAGAAAAACACCTTGATGACCCCAAAGCCTTTTGGGATAATGTTCTGTGGGCTGATGAGTCgaaagtggaactttttggaAGACATGGATCCTATTACATCTGGCATAAAGCCAACACAGCATTCCACAATAAGAACATCATACCAACAGTCAAACACGGTGGTGGTAGTGTGATGGTGTGGGGATGCTTTGCTGCTTCAGGGCCTGGTCGACTTGCCATAATTGACAGAAACGTGAATTCTGCTCTCTACCGGAAAATCCTGAAGGAAAATGTCCGGTCATCAGTCCGTGATCTGAAGCTGAAGCGCAACTGGGTTATACAGCAGGACAACGATCCGAAGCACAGGAGCAAGTCCACCTCTGAACGgcttaaaagaaacaaaattaaggttttggagtggcctagtcaaagtcctgacttgAACCCCATTGAAATGCTATGGCAGGACCTTAAACGCGCAGCTCATGCTCAAACCCTCGAATGTGGCTGAATTAAAGCAACTCTGCAAAGAGTGGGTCAGAAGTCCTCCACAGCGATGTGAAAGACTGATCTCCAGTTAATCGGAAGCGATTGGTTGCAGTTGTTGCTGCATGGGTGATGGTGTTGGATAACCCTTttctttcaataaataaaatgatattttaaaaactgtattttgtgtttactctggTTGTCTttcttttacattaaatttagtTTGATCTGACACAATTAATTATggcaaatatgcaaaaataaaaaatcaggaAGGGGGGTGAATACTTTTTCATGgcactgtatttattcatatatttattcacAACAGCTAATTTGAAAGGCTGGCAAGAATCCAGTTATTCAAGGTAATCAGGCCAAGCTGGAGATGAGCTCAATGAAAGAGttcaaatatgaatatttttaatatccacatttatttcaacatttcagttgTACAAAATATCCctcatactgtacattgtgatTGCCTTCCCTGACAAGGCAGCCTGAAAAAAGCTATgcagaaagcaaacagacaaaatcAACAGAGTTAATGCTTTTAGGTGTGAGAACTGTTCCATGGACAGACACTATCAGCTCTGTGATTACACAATCCTTTGCAATATAAAACCGATCCTTTGTAATATAAAACTGTCAGTTACAGTCATGCCCTTTGTTAAATATTGTTTCTAAAGTAGCTTTTAAAACATAAGGCTTACTTGTTATTAATTAATATGATAAAGGGGTGTATTCAATCAAACCCCaaaggaaaaatataaacacaacctgaaaataatgtatgtaGTATTTTGTGATCGTTTCCTTTATCCTTGCcatttcagtgtggaaaaatgagtaatacataaaaaaatgccACCTTAGATGACATTTTAGTGCTGTTGCATTCTGctttgcagttagattgaacaGACCCCTTTAACGGGacttatttacacattttcatgCCCTTGTCTGcttatttgaatatgaatttatGAAAGTCTAACAAATGGATAATGACGATAATATGCTAGACCTCAAAGCCCTCAGAGGAAGCAGAAGGCTGGACCCACCTATCAAAAAAATCCCAAAGAGATGCATCCTCAACAAGCACCTGTTGACACATTTAACACTGTACAAAATTGCCCATCGAGTAGCTCTGTTAAATGCATAGATCCCAGTATGCCTCCATGAATCAAATTTTTCAGACAAAGAGatacagaaacaacagaaagacacacagtgtactttacataacacacacatcaccagGGGAGGAGTCTTTCTTAAAAGCAAGATTTTTGGCAGTCCTGTGTAATCCTTCCCAACTCCCTTTTGCAGACATGCTGAACTCCTTGCGGGCAGACTGGATGTGGCAGTTTCTCACTGTGAACTGGTTGGAGCACCTGTGGCAGCtgggggatgctgggaaaaatGCACCTCCCTTTCACAGGGGCATTCCCTTCAGCTGCCCCTCCTGCACAGCCTGGTTTCCAGCTCAATCAGGTATGCGCACAGGTCACGTTCTGTGTCAGTCATGACGTGTGTCAAGAAGTACTGGCAAATAAGAGGACAGCCTACAAACCGGCTCAGAATCAACTAGTTGCCATGACAGTTAAAAAAAGGTAGGATTGTAGGGGAATTTTCTGCAGCAAGATGCTTGAAGTTTTAAACAGGCTGACGTTGGCATCAGCTCGTCAGACTGATGCTGTGCAGGAGACATGAATCTCATATGAGGCTCCTGAGTGGTTCAGCAGTGGCTGTGTCAAAGGGTGTTCgctcagaaagaaagaaaagaaccaGTGCCCGCGGCTGTCACATTTCCTGTCACCCGTCACTACGGGCTGTGCCTCTCTGAGCGTCGCGAGGTCGAGGGGGGGCTAGAGAGAGGGAAGTTGGGGGGTGGGGCCAGGGGGCGTGGCCAGAGGCTCCTATGTGGGGTGTCCTGCTAGGAAGCCAGCCTGGCCGTTGCTGGTCAGTATGGACATGAAGCGGTCGTCGTCCAGGGAGTTTAGCTCGTCCAGGTCGTCCAGGACAGGAAGGGGCGGGGCAGCCGGGCTGTCCACCACGCCCTCGTTCTGCAGCAGGTTCAGGATGCTGTTGGGGTAGCTCATCCAGGTGCCGACACCCCCGCCCTGGTCTCCTGCCATATCGGCGGTGCCGTGGGCGGAGCTGGAGGGAGGTGGCAGGttccccagccccgccccgtcCCCGGGAAGCCCGCCCTGGTCCAGCAGAGCCTGGAAGTCCTCCGTGTTGATGCTGTCCAGCGTGCCATACTCTCGCACCTCCAAGCTGGCGAATTCCGGCAGCTCCTCCCCGCACGCCGTCGGCTCCACCCCGAACCCGAGGAGACCCGAGGAGTCAGCCGGCTGggaggcaggggcaggggcCCTCCCCCCGGCCCCCGGGACCACCCGGGGCTCCTTGGCAGTGGGGAGGACCGGGAGGTTGTAGTCGTACAGGTCGGACAGGTTGACGGTGGAGTACTGCTGGGTCTGAGAGTCGCCCGCGGCAGTGGAGGGGAAGCTCACCCCCGCAGAAGGTTTAGGCTGGGGCAGAAAAGGCCAGTTGCTGGTGCTGTTTGTCCCGTCTGGCGGTTTGAACTGGGAGTAGAACAGCTGGCCGGGCTGCGTGCTGAAGCTGGCCTCGGCTTTGACCGGTGGAGCCAGAGGAACCGCTGGGTTCACCGCTGTAAGCGataggaaatgacatcacattccCACCACTGACCACGAAAACGAGACGGGCTTGGGTGTCTGACTGTtacagacacagctgtgcacaAAACACAGAGCTCACAACTACACTGtcagcacacagccaaaatAAAGTCACATGATTAGCTTGGTGAGGGAACAGTACAAGCAACATATTCTAACTCCTGACTGTTCAATGGCTGAATTCCTTTGTATacttgtatgtgtgcgtatatgtgtctgtgtgtgtgtgtgtgtgtgtgtgtgtttgtgtttcagtaagCTTCCACTTTCAGGAAAAATCTCTCTACACTCCCCTGCTGTTCCTCAGAAGTTTAGAGCTGTCTATTCAGACGGTTGCTGGCAGTTTTCCAAGGGATGAGGGATGATGGGATAAACTGTAGAGTGGGGTGGAGGACTCACCTGGCTGTGGTCTGGGAGTTACTGGCTTGGAGGGCGTCACTGTCCTTCTGGCTGTGTTAAAAGGCCGTCTCTCTGCAGGAGTGGCTGCTGCAGtgtgcaaaacagcagcttACAAACAAGACTCATGAACAAATTCCTACACAGTCTGAgtcattacactacatttcaatcatttagcagacactcttaaccagaggGACTGTTTCATATGCGAGTGTCTCTGCTATGGAGCGTAAGCGCTGGGGGAGACGACATGCCCATGTTCAGGTGTCCTCGACTTCCCACTACGTCTCTGCTCTTCCCCACATCATCCACAGGAAAAAGCACCACAGCTTCTGGTGCAGGAATGTCCATGGCAGTAAGAGCTTTATTCCAAAGGCCACTCAGCTCCTAATCTCACACTCACAGTGCAAGTCCAGGAGCTGTATCTTTACAAATATTCCTCAGCTTCCTGTGTCTTAGTTTTTCTCCCAGTTGTTGGTATTCACTGGTCACAGTTTctttgcctgtgtctgcatgGTGGGGGCTGTCTGTAAGTGGCCTCTCTGATAAGGACACTGTAGTGAAATCTACAGTGCTCACTTCACATTGATCATCAGAATGGCGGACCCCTCCTGGCCCGAGGCGAGGCACCTGTGTGCGCTGCGGTGCAGAGACAGATATGGACCCCGACAGCAGGACTCACCTGACGGCAGGACTCACCTGACGGCAGGACTCACCTGACGGCAGGAGGGAGCCCAGCTTCAGGTTCTGGAACATTCCCTCTGTCCGCTTCCTCTTCTCCATCAGCCTGTGCTCATCTGCGTGAGAAAATGGGGACAGCACAGATACCCCATCACCACCGACCCCAAAGTGACCCCACTACGGCCACTCAAACCccaaaactgaatgaatgacaGCTGTTCTCATGTGTAAACTGGTCAGCAACTAATTTACTATTTGGACCAAAGAAAAGATAATTGgttgggagagagagggataaatTGTACACTCTAGAACTGAGTGTGACTCCTCCGCTCTGTAGAAACAGGACCGTTTGAGATTTATGGTCCTGTAGCAGAAGGGGCATGTTCTGACCTTGCTCGGCGGGGAGGTACTGGAAGTCCACAGGCTCGCTGACCTCACGGTCGGACGGCCGGCGCAGCTGCATCTTGACCCGCACGGGCTGCGTCAGGTTGGGGTCGATGTAGGGGGGCGTGCGGAAGACGATGGCCACCTGCCGGTGCACGTCGGCCTGCGAGAAGGAGCCCTTCCCCTCCCAGGAGTCCAGGAAGAAGCGCACCTCAATGTCctctgtacatacacacacacgtgcagggATTAGATACTGCATGCTCTGAGGCCCAACCTTCTCCTGTTACTCGTGGCTAAACCTTGACTATacagtccctgtgtgtgtgtgtgtgtgtgtgtgtgtgtgtgtgtgtgtgtgttgtacacATTCCTCTCCACAAGGCTTTCCTTCCCCACAGACCCCTTACCCAGCAGGGCAACCTGTGGTTACAGTGCAAACCAGGCACACCGGATTCCAGCAGACGGCATAGTGACCGGCCAGCCTGTGGCAAGGGGTGCTGGTAGACTCAGTATTTCTGCCAGCAGAGGTCGTGCATATGTACTGGTGGGTTATAGActtaaatttgttaaatttaGGCTTTGAGGGTTTCAgtctttatttctgaaatgcacCTGACCCTTAAACAAATGGCCTGAACATAAACCCATCTATTTAGAAGAAGCCAGTAAAATCTGCTCCCACAGACACTTAGATCCTCTCTTAGTGAAGGTGCCATGGTTCAAAACAGAGTCTCTGCAATCAATTTGTTTCAGcaattaaacaaacaattaaacaattaaagaaTCAGCTGCATTAATTAAAGGTAGGCATGGCTGGCATTATCCGCTGAGGTCCTCTcgacctgcagggggcagcagaggacAGGCAGCGGCACACAGCAGCCTCTCTCACCTTTCTGCACTTTGTCACACAGCAGGAAGATCTCGTCCCCGCCACGGCAGCTCCCAGAGTTCCTGTTCACGCGACAGATCTTCAGCTCGGCTGTGTTGGGCGCTCCTAGGGGAGGGACAGACTGATGACACCACACCATTTCCCCTCCCCCGCGAAAGCCTTAGGCATGTGAGCCCAGCAGTTATCAGGCGCGGTTACCTCTGCTACCAGCTGAGAGAACAGCTACACCTAAACCTAAAGCCTCGGACACACCCCTGAAGCTCTTTGAATACTGCCAGCAGCTATCCATCGGCTGTAGTCATTGCGGTCTGACCCCTACGTAGTCTGCTGGGGTGGCACTATAGaacagtggtaagaagcagggctcctaaccaaaaggttgccagttcgattccccactagggcactgctgttgtatccttgggcaaggtacttaactcagaattgcctcaattAATATCCAGCTGAGACCCTGACCAACTGCACGATCGGAGCACCTCGAAAGACCCTCAGGGTCATGCGCCCATCTTAATGACATTGGCTGTGTAGTACGCATCTAATTATCACGAGGCAGCATTAAATACACGAGAAAATGCTTCAAGTGATAAAGTGAGGCAAAAagaatgcacattttcaaagtAAACTTTCGCTAAACTAATGCTTTCATCAAGGAAATCCTTTTACAGCTAGCAAGTAATTATCCTACCCACACAATAATAGTGATTGCACAGCCTGTTACACTTAGCTGTAGAGTgttcagtgctgtctgtgtttgagaaaactgacaaaaaaacccaattctgtttccttttatttttgttagatTCACAGTGAAGCGAGTTCTTGGCCGATTGGGTCCAGAATTATTGTGGTTCCACCAGTAGGGGGCAGAGGAGACTCACGGTTGTCATAGATGGGCTGAGACACCACGGGTTCGAGGGTGTAGAGGTCCCCACTGGGAAGGGTGATGGAGGCCTGGAAACAGAGCCGTACCGTGTTCAGGTCATACTCCTCTGCCCAAATGTCTGCCTCCGCaactgcaaatgaaacacaacagcCAGAGCGTTACACACTCAGAGCACGTCTGACAGGGCGTTACACACTCAGAGCACGTCTGACAGGGCGTTACACACTCAGAGCAAGTCTGACAGGC comes from Megalops cyprinoides isolate fMegCyp1 chromosome 3, fMegCyp1.pri, whole genome shotgun sequence and encodes:
- the LOC118775000 gene encoding dr1-associated corepressor-like encodes the protein MPSKKKKYNARFPPARIKKIMQTDEEIGKVAAAVPVIISRALELFLESLLTKACQVTQSRNAKTMTTSHLKQCIELEQQFDFLKDLVVAVPDIQGDGEDNHAEGVEKTPRRGRKPGAGRRNGGTAAKAKDKKQSGTESEQEDDSEDSETEEEEEEEEENQSSSSLRPAAHFQGPNMPAQYLHMGMVQGGATIPHGPFVPPSSLLGSAPAPPAPTPHKDDYDEEDYDS
- the LOC118774999 gene encoding transcription factor p65-like, with translation MDGIYGWGQAQVTGNPYIEIIEQPKPRGMRFRYKCEGRSAGSILGEKSSDTTKTHPSIKIHNYSGPVRVRISLVTKAAPYRPHPHELVGKDCKHGYYEADLQERRIHSFQNLGIQCVKKKDVNEAISCRLQSFNNPFSIAEADIWAEEYDLNTVRLCFQASITLPSGDLYTLEPVVSQPIYDNRAPNTAELKICRVNRNSGSCRGGDEIFLLCDKVQKEDIEVRFFLDSWEGKGSFSQADVHRQVAIVFRTPPYIDPNLTQPVRVKMQLRRPSDREVSEPVDFQYLPAEQDEHRLMEKRKRTEGMFQNLKLGSLLPSAATPAERRPFNTARRTVTPSKPVTPRPQPAVNPAVPLAPPVKAEASFSTQPGQLFYSQFKPPDGTNSTSNWPFLPQPKPSAGVSFPSTAAGDSQTQQYSTVNLSDLYDYNLPVLPTAKEPRVVPGAGGRAPAPASQPADSSGLLGFGVEPTACGEELPEFASLEVREYGTLDSINTEDFQALLDQGGLPGDGAGLGNLPPPSSSAHGTADMAGDQGGGVGTWMSYPNSILNLLQNEGVVDSPAAPPLPVLDDLDELNSLDDDRFMSILTSNGQAGFLAGHPT